TAAACCCTCGAGGACCCCACACTTAGGAAATAAAAGGAGCGACCGCTGTAACTTTTTATGTCCCTGTGCAGTTTACAGTAAAGCAATAACAATTCCTAGAAAGTATCCACCTTCACACAGACTGATTGGTGCAGGTTCTCTGTTGCCATGCGGCGCAATCTGTTTTACTCAAACTCTTTGTGTAACTATGAGAAGTATTTATTGGCACATCATAGCAAAAATACAGAAGAACATTCTCAAGTTCACCTGATGGGCATCTCCTACTTGCGAACGAGAGGAACCCTGTGGGAGGAATCTTGTAAATACTTTTTTCCTAAACGTTTTTCCCTTGCTTCTCGTTTGGTCGCTAGGTGGGGTAATATCGTACATCGGATCATGCGGAGGTTCCCCGAACCGCACCAGCCCTGTGTCCATGTACAGTGAAAATTCCAACAGCAGCATGCAGTCCTTCTCACAGCCCTGCTTCGGATTTCCACCATCCCCCAATGGATCCCACGATTCCTCGCGCATGTACACCAGCAGCAGTAGTAGTTCGAGTTCGGGATCAGGTGAGGACGGAAACTCCTCATGTTCTGGCGGATCCCCGAGAGGCCGCGACGACGGTGGAAGTGCACGCAACTCTCCCAACAAATCAGTCGCCACACTTACCAGTAAGCTATATGGATATTTTACTCAATCTATATGATCTGTAGCATTTACTGgggtttaataataataatgtttgccTTTTTTTTCCACTCAGAGCTGAATGGAATGGTGTTGTTATGCAAAGTGTGTGGAGATGTGGCTTCTGGATTTCATTATGGTGTCCACGCCTGTGAGGGATGCAAGGTGAGAtagtagctcagttggtagaaaAGCgtgcagtgcaaaggtcatgggatCAATTTCCATGAAACATAAACTGATTGTATTCCTTGAATGTACTGCACTTTAGATAAAGGTGTAATTAACGACTACGCTGTAGTTCACTTTATAAATAAGTaacaattatgtttttttttgtgatccaTAGGGTTTCTTTCGACGCAGCATCCAGCAGAATATCCAGTACAAGAAGTGCCTAAAAAACGAAACTTGTACAATTATGAGAATCAACCGGAACAGGTGTCAGCAGTGCCGCTTCAAAAAGTGTCTGTCTGTGGGCATGTCCCGTGATGGTGAGTATCTGTCAATCAAGCATGGACAAATAAAGTACTGGCATACAGTAGAACCATAACCATATACATTTTGCAtcattttttgttctttttgttCTTCCCAGCTGTTCGTTTTGGCCGTATCCCTAAACGCGAAAAACAGCGGATGCTCGCTGAGATGCAAAACGCCATGAACAACATGGTGAACAATCAGTTGCAGAACGAATTCCAGTTGGCCAGCATCACATCCAACACCCCCTGTTCTTCTTCTCTATCCACTTCCTCATCTCCGTGCCCGAGTCTTACGGTGGGACCCCAGGCCCCGGCAGGCCCTGTAGCACCGTCTCCTTCCCCTACAGCTTCCCCGTCATCCCCCACAGTCTCCTCTTCTCCACCGCTGTGCCCCAGCCCAGGTGTTGACAGAACGATAGCAGCCATAACCAGGGCACATCGCGAGACCTTCATCTACGGCCATGATAAATTCGGTCAGACGCTCCTGTCTCATAACGAAGAGATGGACAACCGAAGCAGCAACCGCTGTGCGGCCGGATACCACCTCAATGGCCAAAACACCATTTACCACAATGATAATAACGTTAACCATCATCGTAACAACTTTGAGGCATCACCAGAAAACAGCCATCATTTTCATTCCTCCTCGGTGTCTGGACATCTCCCGCATGGAGTGCTGCACAATAACAACAGTAACATCCACGGGGTTGATCAAGAAATGAACGGCAGCTCCCAAGGTCATAACTGTCCGTGGAAAAACCGCAAGGAGATTTTGCTGGTAAGACCCTGGTTGTCCCAGTTATACATATTAGTAAAgcttccactttttaaaaaaaaatatgctcattccagctcccctagagttaaaccgtttggagtccattcagctgatctccgggtctggcgctagcattttttagcatagcttagcataatccattgaatctgattagaccattagcatcggaCAAaacaataaccaaagagtttcaatattttttctatttaaaacttgactcttctgtagttacctcgtgtactaagaccaacagaaaatttaaagttgtgattttctaggcagatatggctatgaactatactctcattttggcgtaataatcaaggactttgctgccgtaacatggctgcagcaggcgtaatgATAATACACaatgcccaaaaatagtcccctgccattgaaagttactaaggggtcTTGGTATcgctgtcttagtacacgatgtaactacagaagagtcaagttttaaataggaaaaatatcaaaactatttggttattgtttagcgcgatgctaatggtctaatcagattcaatggattatgctaagctatgctaaaagtggtaccaccaggctcggagattggctgaatggatcccaaaacggtaaaaatcaaatgtttaattttcaaaaaaaaagtggagtgtccctttaataagcAAGATTCCCAAGTAAAGAAGCACATTTTTATAAAGTGAAATTTGAAGTTTTTAAGCTTTGTGTCTGATTATTATCCGATCTAATTGTATTACAGGCTTGTCCAATGAACATGCATCCTTACGCAGACCCCAACAAAACGCCACAGGAAATTTGGGAAGACTTCTCTCTTAGCTTCACGCCAGCTGTGCGAGAGGTGGTGGAGTTTGCCAAACACATCCCAGGATTCAGCACACTATCCCAGAACGACCAGGTCACTTTGCTGAAAGCTGGAACTTTTgaggtaatttaaaaatgtgtctTTGGTGCTATAATGTTTGCTaaagcaaaaccgtaagtggtAACTTGTGAAAAATTAAAGTCTACCAGTAACTAACTTTCAAAAGTGTTACCTAAACTCATAACTCAGACTTAAATAACACACAAACTCATTGATTTGACCTTTTTCATAGTTTAATGAACACAGTTTTAGATTGTCTCTTACCTTTCTAATATATTTCTAACGTCTATTGAGGTCCTCATGGTACGCTTCGCCTCTCTATTCAACGTAAAGGAAAAGAGTGTAACGTTTATCTCTGGTGCAAACTACAGCCTGGAGGCTCTGAAAAGCATGGGCATGGGCGATCTTCTGGGCATCATGTTTGACTTCAGTGAAAAACTTAATGCATTAGAGCTGTCAGCAGAAGAGCTGGGACTCTTCACTGCAGTGGTGCTGGTATCTGCTGGTGAGTCCCTTTATGTGCataaagaatgaaagaaagtgTCACTATTTCCTTGACATTATCATCTCGAGTTTCGTTTTGTAATTCCTTCACTTGTTTACCGTTTAGATCGCTCTGGAATTGAAAACGTGAATTCAGTGGAGATCCTTCAGGAAAGTCTTATCCGGGCCCTTCGGACCCTCATCACCAAGGGCGGCCCTGGCGACGCCTCCCGATTCACCAAGCTGCTGCTTAAGCTTCCAGACCTGCGCACGCTGAATAACATGCACTCGGAAAAGCTGCTTTCATTCCGGATTGACGCGTGAAGTCACAGATCCCTTAGTGGTAGTTGGTCACCACAGATGATGACTAGATGGAGAACTGGTAGAAGAGAAACCACCAGAGAGCAGAATGCATTGGATGACACATCTGAAAGGACACTTAAAGGCAATAGGGCGTAATTGCCATTAATTGCCAGATAGAGGGAAAGACTTACTCGAAATTGCTACAACCCATGAGGTACTTAGCACAGGTGACAACTCTATATGGGACCCTTGGTCAAACAGAGGAATGCATTGGGAACAAGTACAAAATGCACCAGCtgcaaaatgttttcttgtacCCAGGGTTCCTGCTCACCAATATGTACAGAATAAAAGATCCTTTTAACTATAATGCAAATTTTAAACTATATGTGGTTTTATCCTTCACACATATTTCTTGTGACTTTAATGTATGTAAATACATGtaaataatatatacatattttaaatgtattacagtgtataatatatatttttttgtaaagtttaTGTGCTAAAtgcaaattatatatatataaatgggCACAAACATATAAGTAGAATGTATGAATATTATAGAACAACATCCAGATATGTATTTAAGATGTCATTTAAATCATAAAAGGCATTTTATGAAACACACGTGTTGTCTTTTTTCTCGATAAAAATATGTAACATTTCAAAGTATTGTGTCTTGAATAAACCTTGgtttatttaaaatgcattatttgtGTGCTCAGTCAACGCTCTGAGATAAAGTGTTTATCGCATATAAAGGATATATTTTATCCTCTAAAAGCTCTGCTGTTATAGATAACATCTTAATGATAAGATTAAACAATGCTGTGGAGGGATGACTACACCAAACAAATgagcaagcaaaaaaaattaagagcAAATATAAAACAAGTATGAACAGTGGACAAActgaaacataaaatattttaaagacaGATCTTAGAAGATCAGAGATAAGTTTTGACATTAATTCACCAATCATGAAAGCCATTTAATCTGATTTTAAATGATGAACATGATGTACCAATGTGACGTCAGGTCAAATACCACAAGTTGCCAATCCTTGCCTAAATTTTCCCCTCTTGGATATCGAATCTGATCTATACAGACAATTATTCAAGCACACCACACCTTATCATTCATTACACAAACCAAAATAAGCTGTAAAGAAAGTACCTAGAACTGGGTCATTGTGCCCTCATAATCAGAGTGTCACAGTTCCCCATTGGCTCAATCCAGAACAACGCTCAGATCCATTTTAGCCAATAACAATACAGCTCTTGTCATATAGCACTAGAGGACAAAGAAGCGGTACAGAGAGTACCGGTGCTGAGACAAGTATCTCAACCTGACCATGAGTAGAAAAGAGGTACAACGGGGTACATATTTAAAcggtgaaaatgtttttttttgtaaagttaAAAAGAAAGATCAATATCTAGGTGTCATAAGAATTAGGCTGAAGCTTTAGCTACAGTTTAAATGGTTACCTAACCTCCTGTTACGTCATACTTCGGTGGACGCACCATTAGaaggtatgcattgacgtcactttccACGTAACCACACCGGAGCACGCCCTGTTGAGTgacaaacgttcaacaaaatggctgcttttctggctgcgaaaatgccagtaaaactgactattatcagcttaaattgaatttagttggacttgattaTTATAACTTAATTTAGtaggatgtttgtattgggaaaaattttacttcactacattctaaagcatagaatcatatgtgtattgtttaatattgcatattaaaatgtatttaatacctaattacaataaaattgtatacttttacttgagtaaaagtaagtTAATgtatacttaaatattaaatgtaaaacaaaaacttgtatttatgaaatataatagagtaaaattatgataatatgctttggaatgtatgttttcaaagaaaaacatggataagatacaaatacttgaaaaaaaaatacttttaagtagaaagtaaaacatctgcttgatagtgatcctagcaacttgtcaacccacctgtggtcgtTAGACGTTGGCATGAAttatcaatttacttctcctttcgtttcttttttttgcagtctgtaaaacgatagctcagaatttttgttaatctgttagtacagtctatcacacaacagttttttcccatttagacgcgtttcCGCTGATTTaacactgtactcaaatgctgccgctctgtattttgccactcagtgggcgtaaccgcaggcattttcgccgaaggtgacgtcacgtgcaaaCCCTCTATAAGCATGTGAGGAGAGTGACAGAGCTGCCCTCTAGTGTTGACTGTACACCATTTGATAAACTTTTATTTGTTAGGATAGTTAAACATGATATTTGTACACAATCAGCTGTAGTAACTGACTGAGTTTGTTGCTAatcatacaaaaaataaaataaaacaagacaGTAATTAAAATGCTTATTTGCTTAGATGTATTGGTGAACAGTCTTACTGTAAAAAGACAGAATATTAACAAAGGCACTCTACAAATATTAATTcattaaacacacaaatataactACAACTGTACATTCCAGATGATTATTGTGTAATAGTCTCTGACTTATGTGTGATTCATCGGGTGACACTCCTGGTTGTCCTTTCTAACGCTGGGTTCGAGCTGGAGTACGTTCGGTGACATCAGATGTTAGGATCGGAGGTGAGAAACTCAAGCCACTCTGTCAGGACAGGAT
This window of the Misgurnus anguillicaudatus chromosome 19, ASM2758022v2, whole genome shotgun sequence genome carries:
- the nr1d1 gene encoding nuclear receptor subfamily 1 group D member 1, whose translation is MTLLGLNMTTAVDTNNTGGVISYIGSCGGSPNRTSPVSMYSENSNSSMQSFSQPCFGFPPSPNGSHDSSRMYTSSSSSSSSGSGEDGNSSCSGGSPRGRDDGGSARNSPNKSVATLTKLNGMVLLCKVCGDVASGFHYGVHACEGCKGFFRRSIQQNIQYKKCLKNETCTIMRINRNRCQQCRFKKCLSVGMSRDAVRFGRIPKREKQRMLAEMQNAMNNMVNNQLQNEFQLASITSNTPCSSSLSTSSSPCPSLTVGPQAPAGPVAPSPSPTASPSSPTVSSSPPLCPSPGVDRTIAAITRAHRETFIYGHDKFGQTLLSHNEEMDNRSSNRCAAGYHLNGQNTIYHNDNNVNHHRNNFEASPENSHHFHSSSVSGHLPHGVLHNNNSNIHGVDQEMNGSSQGHNCPWKNRKEILLACPMNMHPYADPNKTPQEIWEDFSLSFTPAVREVVEFAKHIPGFSTLSQNDQVTLLKAGTFEVLMVRFASLFNVKEKSVTFISGANYSLEALKSMGMGDLLGIMFDFSEKLNALELSAEELGLFTAVVLVSADRSGIENVNSVEILQESLIRALRTLITKGGPGDASRFTKLLLKLPDLRTLNNMHSEKLLSFRIDA